In Mycolicibacterium phocaicum, one DNA window encodes the following:
- a CDS encoding cysteine dioxygenase gives MSVLTDFSVSGPALVAPTRLRLPDLLNATDRCADDVLSGRYERLLPADGLPHDERWFRRLYGDDELDLWLISWVPERSTELHDHGGSLGALTVVSGALEETRWDGRGLRQRTLEAGDQAAFPLGWVHDVVRAGADVVPPSLPTLSVHAYSPPLTAMSYYDVTESQKLRRVYTELTDKPEGD, from the coding sequence ATGTCCGTCCTGACAGATTTTTCTGTTTCTGGTCCTGCCCTCGTCGCCCCGACCCGGTTGCGGCTACCCGACCTGCTGAACGCCACCGATCGGTGCGCCGACGACGTTTTGAGCGGCCGCTACGAGCGACTGCTGCCGGCCGACGGCCTGCCCCACGACGAACGCTGGTTCCGCCGGTTGTACGGCGACGACGAACTCGACCTCTGGCTGATCAGCTGGGTCCCCGAGCGCAGCACCGAGCTGCACGACCATGGCGGCTCACTCGGTGCGTTGACCGTGGTGTCCGGCGCGTTGGAGGAAACCCGGTGGGACGGTCGCGGGCTGCGGCAGCGCACGCTCGAGGCGGGTGACCAAGCCGCGTTCCCGCTGGGCTGGGTCCACGACGTGGTGCGGGCCGGCGCTGACGTGGTGCCGCCGTCGCTTCCCACGCTGAGTGTGCACGCGTACTCGCCGCCGCTGACCGCCATGTCGTACTACGACGTCACCGAGAGCCAGAAGCTGCGTCGCGTCTACACCGAACTCACCGACAAGCCCGAGGGGGACTGA
- the lpqV gene encoding lipoprotein LpqV — protein sequence MQTVIRATLLTATALTVLTACGPDKQAAPAQTPAELPTQSHEHPAPGGMAVSPGGVTTAVDAPPAATESEFGQACHAAKMWMDAQHADPATLVEPYLNLMQRPETRDPGNFNTPWTELTAGQQAGVIMAATSASKGECG from the coding sequence ATGCAGACCGTCATCCGGGCAACGCTGCTCACCGCCACCGCTCTGACCGTGCTCACCGCCTGCGGTCCGGACAAACAAGCGGCCCCCGCCCAAACTCCCGCCGAGCTGCCCACCCAGTCGCACGAACACCCGGCGCCCGGCGGCATGGCTGTCTCCCCCGGCGGTGTGACGACCGCCGTCGACGCCCCGCCGGCGGCGACCGAGTCTGAATTCGGCCAGGCGTGCCACGCCGCGAAAATGTGGATGGACGCGCAGCACGCCGACCCGGCGACGCTCGTCGAGCCGTACCTGAACCTCATGCAACGGCCGGAAACACGTGATCCCGGTAACTTCAACACTCCCTGGACCGAGCTCACAGCAGGCCAGCAGGCCGGCGTGATCATGGCCGCGACCAGCGCCTCCAAAGGTGAATGCGGCTGA
- a CDS encoding LCP family protein, with protein sequence MGSQLSTSDFQRSDSARHRLPARHRRSRLQSLLSARVGWDTVGRVALALVTVVAVATTGLGWWTVRGALHGITVSDALGADAPKSTGGAMNILLIGLDSRKDQQGNDLPQALLDKLHAGDSDNGGYNTNTLILAHISADNHVVAFSIPRDDYVRVTGIPGYDHIKIKEAYGLTKANAMQHLMDKGVTDQAELERKSREAGRAATLAAVRNLTGAPIDYFAEVNLAGFYDIAESLGGVEICLNHPVYDDYSGADFPAGRQMLDASQVVAFVRQRHGLDNGDLDRTHRQQAFLISVMHQLQKDGSFSDLGKLNQLIGVAQKDVVLSAGWGQEQFKRMGEIAGGANVQYRTLPVVRYDNIDGQDVNIVDPMAIKVEVAKAFGLKPPAGAPTSTPTTSTEPSTLDKAADSTGTTSKNAKTAVIDVINGSDVTGLGRQMSEILGDLEYSMGQTRSSQDGELSSTAVDFGVGTDAEAKHLAELLGIDAVRADPSVPAGRIHVTLGPGYQVPDTLDSVSLAAAKSSNYDTTLPTPESGPPVRANDGLPCVN encoded by the coding sequence GTGGGGTCGCAGCTGAGCACCTCCGATTTCCAGCGCAGCGATTCCGCCCGCCATCGTCTTCCAGCCCGGCACCGCCGGAGCCGGCTGCAAAGCCTGCTCAGCGCCCGCGTGGGCTGGGACACCGTCGGCCGCGTCGCACTCGCGCTGGTCACCGTGGTGGCGGTGGCGACGACGGGCCTCGGCTGGTGGACGGTGCGCGGGGCGCTGCACGGCATCACGGTCAGCGATGCGCTCGGGGCCGACGCGCCCAAGTCCACCGGCGGGGCGATGAACATCCTGTTGATCGGCCTGGATTCGCGCAAAGACCAGCAGGGCAACGACCTGCCGCAGGCGCTGCTCGACAAGCTGCACGCCGGGGATTCGGACAACGGCGGCTACAACACCAACACGCTGATCCTGGCGCACATCTCCGCCGACAACCATGTGGTCGCGTTCTCGATCCCGCGTGACGACTACGTGCGGGTCACCGGCATCCCCGGATACGACCACATCAAGATCAAAGAGGCGTACGGCCTGACCAAGGCCAACGCCATGCAGCACCTCATGGACAAGGGCGTCACCGACCAGGCCGAGCTGGAGCGCAAGAGCCGCGAGGCCGGCCGCGCCGCGACCCTGGCCGCGGTCCGCAACCTGACCGGTGCGCCCATCGACTACTTCGCCGAGGTCAACCTCGCCGGCTTCTACGACATCGCCGAGAGCCTCGGCGGCGTCGAGATCTGCCTGAACCACCCCGTGTACGACGACTACTCGGGCGCCGATTTCCCCGCCGGCCGGCAGATGCTCGACGCCTCGCAGGTCGTCGCGTTCGTGCGGCAGCGGCACGGCCTGGACAACGGCGACCTGGACCGGACCCACCGCCAGCAGGCGTTCCTGATCTCGGTGATGCACCAGCTGCAGAAGGACGGATCGTTCAGCGATCTCGGCAAGCTGAATCAGCTGATCGGGGTCGCGCAGAAGGACGTCGTGCTGTCGGCCGGCTGGGGCCAGGAGCAGTTCAAGCGCATGGGCGAGATCGCCGGCGGCGCCAACGTCCAGTACCGGACGCTGCCCGTCGTGCGCTACGACAACATCGACGGCCAGGACGTCAACATCGTCGACCCCATGGCCATCAAGGTCGAGGTCGCCAAGGCCTTCGGCCTCAAGCCGCCGGCAGGCGCCCCGACGTCCACACCCACCACGTCGACCGAGCCGTCGACACTGGACAAGGCCGCGGACAGCACGGGTACGACGTCCAAGAACGCCAAGACCGCCGTCATCGACGTCATCAACGGTTCCGACGTCACGGGCCTGGGCCGGCAGATGTCGGAGATCCTGGGCGATCTCGAGTACTCCATGGGCCAGACCAGAAGCTCGCAGGACGGCGAGCTCAGCTCGACGGCCGTCGACTTCGGCGTCGGCACCGATGCCGAGGCCAAGCACCTGGCCGAACTGCTCGGCATCGACGCGGTCCGTGCCGACCCGTCCGTACCGGCCGGGCGCATCCACGTCACATTGGGGCCGGGCTACCAGGTACCCGACACCCTGGACAGCGTCTCCCTGGCCGCGGCCAAGTCGTCCAACTACGACACGACGTTGCCGACCCCGGAATCCGGGCCGCCGGTGCGCGCCAACGACGGGCTCCCCTGCGTCAACTGA
- a CDS encoding patatin-like phospholipase family protein, with protein MRVALVLGSGGARGYAHIGVIDALRERGFDVVGISGSSMGALVGALQAADKLDEFSSWASALTQSAVLRLLDPSLTAAGVLRAEKILATVREIIGPRTIESLPIPYTAVSTDLIAGKSVWLQRGPIDAAIRASIAIPGVIAPYLLDGRLLADGGILDPLPMAPLAAVNADLTIAVSLNASDPNPTTPESPRPTAELLNRMRRSTTSLIDRAAASTLLDGPTARSVLSRFSNAVDGIDAVTESEVETEEDTNVPRLGGFEVMNRTIEISQAALMRHTLAAYPPDLLIEVPRTVCRSLEFYRASEVIEIGHELACAALDSLDLPD; from the coding sequence ATGCGGGTCGCACTGGTCCTTGGCAGCGGTGGCGCCCGGGGTTACGCACATATCGGCGTCATCGACGCGCTCCGCGAGCGCGGATTCGACGTCGTCGGCATCTCCGGTTCCTCCATGGGCGCACTCGTCGGCGCGCTGCAGGCCGCCGACAAACTCGACGAATTCTCCTCCTGGGCCAGCGCCCTCACCCAGAGCGCGGTGCTGCGCCTGCTCGACCCCTCTTTGACCGCCGCCGGCGTGCTCCGCGCCGAGAAGATTCTGGCGACCGTCCGCGAGATCATCGGCCCGCGGACCATCGAGAGCCTGCCGATTCCCTACACCGCCGTCTCGACCGACCTGATCGCCGGAAAATCGGTCTGGTTGCAGCGCGGCCCCATCGACGCGGCCATCCGGGCCTCCATCGCCATCCCGGGCGTCATCGCGCCGTATCTGCTGGACGGCCGGCTCCTGGCCGACGGCGGCATCCTCGACCCGCTGCCCATGGCGCCGCTCGCCGCCGTCAACGCCGACCTGACCATCGCGGTCAGCCTCAACGCCAGCGATCCGAATCCCACGACCCCGGAATCCCCGCGACCCACCGCGGAGCTGCTGAACCGCATGCGGCGCAGCACGACGTCACTGATCGACCGGGCCGCGGCGAGCACCCTGCTCGACGGCCCCACCGCACGATCGGTGCTGAGCCGCTTCAGCAACGCGGTCGACGGCATCGACGCCGTCACCGAATCCGAGGTCGAGACCGAAGAGGACACGAACGTGCCGCGGCTCGGCGGCTTCGAGGTCATGAACCGCACCATCGAAATCTCGCAGGCCGCGCTGATGCGGCACACCCTGGCCGCCTACCCGCCTGATCTGTTGATCGAGGTGCCGCGCACGGTGTGCCGCAGCCTGGAGTTCTACCGGGCCTCCGAGGTCATCGAGATCGGGCACGAATTGGCTTGCGCCGCACTCGATTCCCTCGATCTTCCCGACTAG
- a CDS encoding patatin-like phospholipase family protein — translation MTKRALVLAGGGIAGIAWETGILQGIADEAPEVAAAVRNSDVVLGTSAGSAVGAQLGSALSIGELFERQVAAESAEISPGINIEAILTTFIDAMSSTNGSRAEQLQRLGAAAAATETVSPAVRRNVIERRLPSHDWPDHDLRITGVDIDTGELVVFTRESGVSLVDAVEASCAVPAAWPVVTIGGRRYMDGGMGSSVNMIAVKDCDTAVVLVPAPSDSPSPFGAGPGADVKSFAGRACGVFADDESLAAFGADPLDPACRIPAAQAGRAQGRRVAAEVAAFLS, via the coding sequence ATGACCAAGCGCGCACTCGTTCTGGCTGGTGGCGGCATCGCCGGCATCGCATGGGAGACCGGCATCCTGCAGGGCATCGCCGATGAAGCCCCCGAGGTCGCGGCGGCGGTGCGGAATTCCGATGTGGTGTTGGGTACGTCAGCGGGCTCGGCGGTCGGTGCTCAGCTGGGTAGCGCACTGAGCATCGGCGAGCTGTTCGAGCGTCAGGTCGCCGCCGAATCGGCGGAGATCAGTCCGGGCATAAACATCGAGGCCATCCTGACGACGTTCATCGACGCGATGTCGTCGACCAACGGCAGCCGCGCAGAACAGTTGCAGCGCCTCGGGGCCGCCGCGGCAGCCACCGAGACCGTCAGCCCGGCGGTGCGCCGCAACGTCATCGAACGCCGGCTGCCGTCCCACGACTGGCCCGACCATGACCTGCGCATCACCGGCGTCGACATCGACACGGGTGAGCTGGTGGTGTTCACCCGCGAGTCGGGGGTGTCCCTCGTCGACGCTGTCGAGGCCAGCTGCGCGGTGCCGGCCGCCTGGCCGGTCGTGACCATCGGCGGTCGCCGGTACATGGACGGCGGCATGGGCAGCAGCGTCAACATGATCGCGGTGAAGGACTGTGACACCGCCGTCGTCCTGGTGCCGGCGCCATCGGACTCGCCGTCGCCGTTCGGGGCGGGCCCCGGCGCGGACGTCAAGAGCTTTGCGGGCCGTGCGTGCGGCGTCTTCGCCGACGACGAGTCCCTCGCCGCCTTCGGCGCCGACCCATTGGATCCGGCCTGTCGCATCCCGGCGGCGCAGGCCGGCCGCGCACAGGGCCGCCGGGTGGCGGCCGAGGTCGCCGCGTTCCTGTCCTAG
- a CDS encoding SRPBCC family protein: MAQALVVEQSRTVPVPVADAFSGTAPIPLNELFCRWYGPIPPIKAVRDQTGIWDAVGQTRTILLTGGGSMAETLTSYDEPHSFGYTLSDINGPLAPLVGGVQGMWLFQDVTSGPNPATKITWRWTLHPRSSLTAPLLPVFGKLWKGYAGRSLEHLSDLLVG; this comes from the coding sequence ATGGCGCAGGCATTGGTGGTCGAGCAATCACGAACAGTTCCCGTCCCGGTGGCCGACGCGTTCAGCGGCACCGCCCCGATTCCCCTCAACGAGCTGTTCTGTCGCTGGTACGGACCGATCCCGCCGATCAAGGCTGTGCGCGACCAGACCGGCATCTGGGATGCGGTGGGGCAGACCCGCACCATCCTGCTGACCGGTGGCGGCAGCATGGCCGAGACCCTGACCTCGTACGACGAGCCGCATTCGTTCGGCTACACGCTGTCCGACATCAACGGACCGCTGGCGCCTCTGGTGGGCGGCGTGCAGGGGATGTGGCTATTTCAGGACGTCACCAGCGGGCCGAACCCGGCCACCAAGATCACCTGGCGGTGGACGCTGCACCCCCGCAGCTCGCTGACCGCTCCGCTGCTGCCGGTGTTCGGCAAGCTGTGGAAGGGCTACGCCGGCCGGTCACTGGAGCATCTTTCTGACCTCCTGGTGGGATGA
- a CDS encoding zinc-binding dehydrogenase → MTSTMRAQRFYADTKKVVVEDVPIPEPGPGEVLVKVAYCGICHSDLSLINGTFPSQLPVLTQGHETSGTIAKLGPGVTGWAEGDRVVVAAGKPCMDCVNCLRGDMSNCLRIRLMAFAYDGGWAEYTVAQAFGLTRVPGNVPLEQAAILADAVSTPFGAVVRTGQVGIGESVGVWGVGGLGTHIVQLARLVGAAPIVAVDVNPAVLERALEVGADYAFDARDPELLAQIGNATGGRMLDAAFDAVGKGSTFDQALAALTVGGRFVGVGMSADAPSIGPTSFFNLTKKQVRGHLGYQNADIGTLATLVSRGRLDLTRSISEIVPLEDVAEGIAKLDRAEGNPIRILVQP, encoded by the coding sequence ATGACCTCGACGATGCGGGCCCAACGGTTCTATGCCGACACCAAAAAGGTTGTGGTGGAAGATGTTCCGATTCCGGAACCAGGCCCGGGCGAGGTCCTCGTCAAGGTCGCCTACTGCGGCATCTGCCACTCCGACCTCAGCCTCATCAACGGCACGTTCCCGTCGCAGCTGCCGGTGCTGACGCAGGGACACGAGACGTCGGGCACCATCGCCAAGCTGGGACCGGGCGTCACCGGCTGGGCCGAGGGCGACCGCGTCGTCGTCGCTGCCGGCAAGCCGTGCATGGACTGCGTGAACTGTCTCCGCGGCGACATGTCGAACTGCCTGCGGATCCGGCTCATGGCGTTCGCGTACGACGGTGGCTGGGCCGAGTACACCGTCGCGCAGGCCTTCGGGCTGACGCGCGTGCCCGGCAACGTGCCGCTCGAGCAGGCAGCGATCCTGGCCGACGCGGTGTCGACGCCGTTCGGCGCCGTCGTCCGGACGGGCCAGGTGGGCATCGGCGAGTCCGTCGGCGTCTGGGGTGTGGGTGGGCTCGGCACGCACATCGTGCAGTTGGCCCGGTTGGTCGGGGCGGCGCCGATCGTGGCCGTCGACGTCAACCCGGCAGTGCTGGAGCGCGCGCTGGAGGTCGGCGCGGACTACGCGTTCGACGCACGTGACCCGGAGTTGTTGGCGCAGATCGGCAACGCCACCGGCGGCCGGATGCTCGACGCCGCGTTCGACGCGGTCGGCAAGGGGTCGACGTTCGACCAGGCGCTGGCGGCACTGACGGTGGGCGGACGATTTGTCGGCGTCGGGATGAGCGCCGACGCCCCGTCGATCGGCCCGACGTCGTTCTTCAACCTGACCAAGAAGCAGGTGCGCGGGCACCTGGGCTACCAGAACGCCGACATCGGCACGCTGGCGACGCTGGTGTCCCGTGGCCGCCTGGACCTCACCCGGTCGATCAGCGAGATCGTCCCACTCGAGGACGTCGCCGAAGGCATCGCGAAACTCGACCGGGCCGAGGGCAACCCCATCCGGATTCTCGTCCAGCCCTGA
- a CDS encoding NAD(P)H-dependent amine dehydrogenase family protein, translating to MALRVVQWATGGVGVAAIKGVLEHPDLELVGCWVHSEAKNGKDVGEIIGVEPLGVTATNSIEDILALEADAVIYAPLMANPDEVAALLRSGKNVVTPVGWVYPSEKQGAPMREAALAGGATLHGTGIAPGGISEKFPLLFSVMSTGVTFVRAEEFSDLRTYEAPDVLRHVMGFGETPDKALTGPMQKLLDSGFIQAVRMCVDEFGFKADPKIVARQEVAVATAPIDSPLGPIQPGQVAARKFHWEAVVGDEVVVRVTVNWFMGEENLDPAWDFGPEGQRYEMEVKGNPDFTVSIKGFQGLVGEDGPEPGVVGTAAHCVNSVPAVCAAEPGIATYLDLPLFSAKAAPRLR from the coding sequence ATGGCGTTGCGGGTCGTGCAGTGGGCAACCGGCGGCGTCGGCGTCGCTGCCATCAAAGGTGTGCTGGAACATCCGGACCTGGAACTCGTCGGGTGTTGGGTGCATTCGGAAGCCAAGAACGGCAAGGATGTTGGCGAGATCATCGGCGTCGAGCCGCTGGGCGTCACCGCGACCAACAGCATCGAAGACATCCTGGCGCTCGAGGCCGACGCCGTCATCTACGCCCCGCTGATGGCCAACCCCGACGAGGTCGCCGCACTGCTGCGGTCCGGCAAGAACGTGGTGACGCCGGTCGGCTGGGTATATCCGAGCGAGAAGCAGGGCGCGCCGATGCGGGAAGCCGCGCTGGCCGGTGGCGCCACGCTGCACGGCACCGGCATCGCGCCCGGCGGCATCAGTGAGAAGTTCCCGCTGCTGTTCTCGGTGATGTCCACCGGCGTGACTTTCGTTCGGGCCGAAGAGTTCTCGGACCTGCGGACCTACGAGGCGCCCGACGTGCTGCGGCACGTGATGGGGTTCGGTGAAACGCCGGACAAGGCACTCACCGGGCCGATGCAGAAGCTGCTCGACAGTGGCTTCATCCAAGCCGTCCGGATGTGCGTCGACGAGTTCGGGTTCAAGGCCGACCCGAAGATCGTTGCGCGCCAAGAGGTTGCGGTGGCTACCGCGCCGATCGACTCACCGTTGGGCCCCATCCAGCCCGGCCAGGTCGCCGCCCGCAAGTTTCACTGGGAGGCGGTCGTCGGCGACGAGGTCGTCGTGCGCGTCACCGTCAACTGGTTCATGGGTGAGGAAAACCTCGACCCGGCATGGGATTTCGGTCCCGAAGGACAACGCTACGAGATGGAGGTCAAGGGAAATCCGGACTTCACCGTGTCGATCAAGGGCTTTCAGGGACTGGTCGGAGAGGACGGCCCCGAACCCGGCGTCGTCGGCACCGCCGCCCACTGCGTCAACTCCGTGCCGGCGGTGTGTGCCGCGGAACCGGGTATCGCCACCTATCTGGACCTGCCGCTCTTCAGCGCGAAAGCGGCACCGCGACTGAGGTGA
- a CDS encoding lipid-transfer protein, with amino-acid sequence MAKNRVFVVGVGMTKFEKPGSREGWDYPQMANESGNKALADAGISYDQVEQGYVGYCSGDSTSGQRALYELGMTGIPIVNVNNNCSTGSTALYLAAQAIRGGLADCTIALGFEKMQPGSLQAGAQDRESPLGRHVKALAEIDEFAFPVAPWMFGAAGREHMKKYGTTAEHFAKIGYKNHKHSVNNPYAQFQDEYTLDDILGAKMISDPLTKLQCSPTSDGSGAAIVASEAFVDKHGLASQAVEIVGQAMTTDFASTFDGSAANIIGYDMNVQAAQKVYDQSGLGPEDFQVIELHDCFSANELLLYEALGLCGEGEAPRLIDDNDTTYGGRWVVNPSGGLISKGHPLGATGLAQCSELTWQLRGTADKRQVDGVTAALQHNIGLGGAAVVTAYQRAER; translated from the coding sequence ATGGCCAAGAATCGCGTGTTCGTCGTCGGCGTCGGCATGACCAAATTCGAGAAGCCCGGCAGCCGCGAGGGCTGGGACTACCCGCAGATGGCCAATGAGTCCGGCAACAAGGCCCTCGCCGATGCCGGCATCTCGTACGACCAGGTGGAGCAGGGCTACGTCGGCTACTGCTCCGGCGACTCGACGTCCGGCCAGCGCGCCCTGTACGAGCTGGGCATGACGGGCATCCCGATCGTCAACGTCAACAACAACTGTTCGACGGGATCGACGGCGCTTTACCTTGCTGCACAAGCGATCCGAGGTGGTCTCGCGGACTGCACCATCGCGCTGGGGTTCGAGAAGATGCAGCCGGGTTCGCTTCAGGCGGGCGCGCAGGACCGCGAATCGCCGCTGGGCCGGCACGTCAAGGCCCTGGCCGAGATCGACGAGTTCGCCTTCCCCGTCGCGCCGTGGATGTTCGGCGCGGCCGGCCGCGAGCACATGAAAAAGTACGGCACCACCGCCGAGCACTTCGCGAAGATCGGCTACAAGAACCACAAGCATTCGGTCAACAACCCGTACGCGCAGTTCCAGGACGAGTACACGCTCGACGACATCCTGGGCGCCAAGATGATCTCCGATCCGCTGACCAAGCTGCAGTGCTCCCCCACCTCCGACGGTTCGGGCGCGGCGATCGTGGCCAGCGAGGCGTTCGTCGACAAGCACGGGCTGGCCTCGCAGGCCGTCGAGATCGTCGGCCAGGCCATGACCACCGACTTCGCCTCGACGTTCGACGGCAGTGCCGCCAACATCATCGGCTATGACATGAATGTCCAAGCCGCCCAGAAGGTTTACGACCAGTCCGGCCTCGGTCCCGAGGACTTCCAGGTCATCGAGCTGCACGACTGCTTCTCGGCCAACGAGCTCCTGCTGTACGAAGCCCTGGGGCTGTGCGGCGAGGGTGAGGCGCCGCGACTGATCGACGACAACGACACCACCTACGGCGGACGCTGGGTCGTCAACCCGTCGGGCGGCCTGATCTCCAAGGGCCACCCGCTCGGCGCGACGGGCCTGGCCCAGTGCTCCGAGCTGACGTGGCAGCTGCGCGGCACCGCCGACAAGCGCCAGGTCGACGGCGTCACCGCGGCCCTGCAGCACAACATCGGCCTCGGCGGCGCCGCCGTCGTGACGGCCTACCAGCGCGCCGAGCGGTAG
- a CDS encoding TetR/AcrR family transcriptional regulator: MENKRRTQEERSAATREALIVAARRLWGERGYAEVGTPEIATTAGVTRGAMYHQFADKAALFLAVVEVVEEDVMARMGAIVAASGATSPADAIRAAVDAWLEVSGDPEVRQLVLLDAPSVLGWAGFRDVAQRYSLGMTEQLLSEAMKAGQLARQPVRALAHVLIGALDEAAMLIATADDPKKTRRETRQVLRRLVDAMFTP; the protein is encoded by the coding sequence ATGGAAAACAAGAGGCGTACTCAGGAGGAGCGCTCCGCGGCTACCCGCGAAGCGTTGATCGTCGCTGCGCGGCGACTGTGGGGCGAGCGTGGTTATGCCGAGGTGGGCACACCAGAGATCGCGACGACGGCGGGGGTGACCCGGGGCGCGATGTATCACCAATTCGCCGACAAGGCAGCGCTTTTCCTGGCGGTGGTGGAAGTGGTGGAAGAGGACGTCATGGCCCGGATGGGGGCGATCGTGGCGGCGTCGGGTGCGACGTCACCGGCCGATGCCATCCGCGCCGCGGTCGATGCCTGGCTGGAGGTCTCCGGCGACCCGGAGGTGCGTCAGCTGGTCCTGCTCGATGCCCCGAGCGTCCTTGGCTGGGCGGGCTTCCGCGACGTCGCCCAGCGCTACAGCCTGGGCATGACGGAACAGCTGCTCAGTGAGGCCATGAAGGCCGGCCAGCTGGCGCGTCAACCGGTGCGGGCGCTGGCGCACGTGCTGATTGGCGCCCTCGACGAGGCGGCCATGCTCATCGCCACCGCGGACGACCCGAAGAAGACGCGCCGCGAGACCCGTCAGGTGCTGCGGCGCCTCGTCGACGCCATGTTCACGCCCTGA
- a CDS encoding alpha/beta fold hydrolase — translation MSIIEINAGTIHFEEFGPKDGRPVVFVHGYMMGGQLWRGVAARLAERGLRCIAPTWPLGAHPEPLRPGADRSIHGVARIVADTMAALDLDDVVIVGNDTGGVVTQLVAVHHPERIGAMVLTSCDAFEHFPPPILKPLIAASQSKALFRAGSQVFRIPLVRKRAYAGLAYTDFDALTREWVHNTQSKPAVAEDLRVFTSSLRTEVTTGVAARLHEFDKPTLIAWSADDELFEVEDGEKLAMIIPNARLEILDGAKTFSMLDRPDRLADLMSTLAVRA, via the coding sequence ATGTCGATCATCGAGATTAACGCCGGAACCATCCATTTCGAGGAATTCGGACCGAAGGACGGCAGGCCCGTCGTCTTTGTGCACGGATACATGATGGGTGGGCAGCTGTGGCGCGGTGTCGCCGCGCGACTGGCCGAACGCGGCCTGCGGTGCATCGCCCCGACCTGGCCGCTCGGCGCGCATCCCGAACCGCTGCGCCCGGGCGCCGACCGGAGCATCCACGGCGTCGCGCGCATCGTCGCCGACACCATGGCCGCACTCGACCTCGACGACGTCGTCATCGTCGGCAATGACACCGGCGGTGTGGTCACGCAACTGGTCGCGGTCCACCACCCGGAGCGCATCGGCGCCATGGTGCTGACGAGTTGCGATGCGTTCGAACACTTTCCGCCACCGATCCTCAAGCCACTGATCGCCGCGTCGCAGTCGAAGGCGCTGTTCCGTGCGGGGTCTCAGGTGTTCCGGATCCCGTTGGTGCGCAAGCGCGCCTACGCCGGGCTCGCGTATACCGACTTCGACGCCCTGACTCGGGAGTGGGTGCACAACACGCAGTCCAAACCCGCTGTCGCCGAGGATCTCCGCGTGTTCACCAGCTCTCTGCGCACCGAGGTCACCACCGGAGTCGCGGCGCGGCTGCACGAGTTCGACAAGCCGACGCTCATCGCCTGGTCGGCCGACGACGAGTTGTTCGAAGTCGAGGACGGCGAGAAGCTGGCGATGATCATCCCCAACGCCCGCCTCGAAATCCTCGACGGCGCAAAGACATTCTCGATGCTCGATCGCCCGGACCGCCTCGCCGACCTCATGTCGACCCTCGCAGTGCGCGCCTAG